In a single window of the Candidatus Angelobacter sp. genome:
- a CDS encoding helix-turn-helix transcriptional regulator: LRDQRRWSQAQLVTELHLIGNINVTREIIANIETLRSPVSDKQIEFFAQVFGVMEQDLFPKKRHFVGKEAGMELREFTRRRGPPRPPQK, translated from the coding sequence GGCTGCGCGACCAGCGACGGTGGTCACAAGCGCAACTCGTCACGGAATTGCATTTGATTGGGAACATCAACGTCACGCGCGAGATTATCGCCAACATTGAGACGCTGCGCAGCCCGGTGTCCGATAAGCAGATTGAGTTCTTTGCCCAGGTCTTCGGCGTGATGGAGCAAGACCTGTTTCCCAAAAAGCGGCACTTCGTTGGCAAGGAAGCCGGAATGGAGTTGCGCGAGTTCACCCGGCGGCGCGGCCCGCCTCGTCCTCCACAGAAGTAA